A part of Helicobacter himalayensis genomic DNA contains:
- a CDS encoding Dam family site-specific DNA-(adenine-N6)-methyltransferase: MPQLQNLFPQDIDTYIEPFVGGGSSFLNIKAKKYLLNDLDTNLITLHTFLQSQNKEELLKNLLRTIKNYKLSCSLENMIPPLELRLAYKKTYFAKFNKESYMRLRADFNQNKNDMLKLYLLLIYGFNRMLRFNSKGEFNLPVGNVDFNLNVLNALQDYLHFMQYSKVEFFNLDYQKFLENSTLNKKDFIYFDPPYLISNSQYNKLWNENKEKKLYQVLKKLDSQGFKWGLTNLLQHKGQNNRFLEEFARAYKSYTIQSNYISFNDNSIKKDSMEIYISNA; the protein is encoded by the coding sequence ATGCCTCAATTACAAAATTTATTCCCGCAAGATATTGATACTTATATTGAGCCTTTTGTGGGCGGTGGAAGCTCATTTTTAAACATAAAAGCTAAAAAATATTTACTCAACGATTTGGATACAAATTTAATTACTTTGCATACATTTTTGCAATCCCAAAACAAAGAGGAATTATTAAAAAATCTACTACGCACCATAAAAAATTACAAACTTTCCTGTTCTTTAGAAAATATGATTCCTCCTCTTGAGCTAAGACTTGCTTATAAAAAAACTTATTTTGCTAAGTTTAATAAAGAATCCTATATGCGTTTAAGAGCAGATTTTAATCAAAATAAAAACGATATGTTAAAACTCTATTTGCTTCTTATCTATGGCTTTAATCGTATGCTTAGATTTAACAGCAAAGGCGAGTTTAATCTACCTGTTGGTAATGTAGATTTTAATTTGAATGTTTTAAATGCTTTGCAAGATTATTTGCACTTTATGCAGTATTCCAAAGTGGAATTTTTTAACCTTGATTATCAAAAATTTTTAGAAAATTCAACACTAAACAAAAAGGATTTTATTTATTTTGACCCTCCTTATCTTATTAGCAATAGCCAATATAATAAATTGTGGAATGAAAACAAAGAAAAAAAATTGTATCAAGTTCTTAAAAAATTAGATTCTCAAGGTTTTAAATGGGGGCTGACTAATCTCTTACAACACAAGGGACAAAATAATAGATTTTTAGAAGAATTTGCTAGAGCATATAAAAGCTACACTATACAAAGCAATTATATTAGCTTTAATGATAATTCAATTAAAAAAGATTCTATGGAGATATACATAAGCAATGCCTAA